A window of Babylonia areolata isolate BAREFJ2019XMU chromosome 2, ASM4173473v1, whole genome shotgun sequence contains these coding sequences:
- the LOC143276742 gene encoding uncharacterized protein LOC143276742 isoform X3: protein MATMSSPSVQTRGSSASSSCCVQPMVKPPRRTGSSSTSSSMKRTAAPQVPSGPPPVVPKMSPAPTAPADVSSNGKGPAPLSYSSGEPADDVNMNEVDEKVTLDVLLASSGKSMSVTVDSNIPMLDLLVHLAARCKVSPSGHVLEVLDPETGRAVDFKANHTVGSLGATCVHLVPKKSRAQAAKAGKGQQAMGFEITQRFSINLPGGQKAVMRVSPQMTLGEVLGKVCRDKSLDTARYTPTLPASASTASRPPLTPLPLHLTIADSKLSEINLVYTADARQTQPTQPAPNPVPPAASMWAAGCGGQDVGHTPYMPGAGESKKKKGFLSFLTKKEKKFKLEPAPHPHHNHHMDTASNASNHSATTTSSSSSARAPAPRSTTPPPPSSRPSPSSSSRSQPARRPHTMYVTSTPQDSPRELTGLSPRAQDARRDSPRGEVKGSPESRALPTAGGGKKRPAPPPPSQAKVPAVKEDVLVKASAPPVAASAPAGPSTGLTSPPADSSSGRKDTTTTTTTQDAAQTNANNTEVTAGAGGQSGATTAASSLLHSRNSSDSSGYHELTFSGAESPEAPPHPAFKTSIDTTSIDSGDNLNGGGGDSGVHDGAEGWSQQQGVGTGTGIHAAGDPAKTLPSTKKKKKAPPPPPSSSLSAASAPGKSPEEEQRKECTDDTDLTTAMTSGETDLTTAMTSGDTDLTTAMTSGDTDLTTATTSTTPSSGARQVPPPRPPPPQAATEEVEEEEVEVKEEKVAVEVRGESDRVPQEQHGLDTAASLRLNLDFLEESDTGTDTDRSADIPRTNEATAAEATTTTTTTDSDSKEAFDLDDILNSVVFDEEPRRASTINIHNIPNGDEDSERSEMMMMETASVVSEGVEEEVVGVVGRSSRPCEFIPPPPPVEPPPEEYTPRGSELRRYADKGTVVGEDNVSLAPASLRNSPVAKASSEAEDSGRSSSDDLSDLPAPLPPPPTPSLTSLPPLGPPLSGEEEHEAEHRVVHQERLQEHVQQGSQDGPEHRPWATPLPGEEAEEEVTGNAFVMTEEISAPLETVPPPLQFQTKEEEEEKMEKREEEEEENREEAEEEKREEEKEEVVTVTEEYIVPVGPGGLDFRAAVKVSEEKEKSRVQNESCGSWRGVENRERDGGRDGERDGERDGGRDGERDGETSAADSPRDVVQKAEPERLTGRHQQRQHLEVAVGGEESQPPGPQPPAAREEFVLTVEDLSSLSLVPLRPKRYTRPRTLPHEEDDTGKEGAGGGGGGGSPQRSHLHLAYVSDHGHVQPARHSPSSSAHLPSSHTATGTLASLPSTAPCVSQDSPARTPEEGPTSSFPTPTGGRYRSSAKLTIMGGASLSGTPCDGSREEAEERGSPRTAEGREAAQGGELQQQYSALQRQMAEWQQQLQHNQTLLATQGGGSSGGGAAPDDTLRTLQMQMQMQQQMMEQLQKSMQALTLQQQQQKEQQQQGSSGSPRLVSSQTPQVTVTPPPPPPPPAPAPSRSVARPTTGKKVMTQPVTSRLQSQLDPREELMIAIRSVGGIAGLKTVPVRDTRWASNSQ, encoded by the exons CATCCCCATGTTGGACCTGCTGGTTCACCTGGCTGCCCGCTGCAAGGTGTCTCCCTCTGGCCACGTGCTGGAGGTGCTGGACCCAGAGACAGGTAGGGCGGTGGACTTCAAGGCCAACCACACCGTGGGCTCTCTGGGCGCCACCTGCGTGCACCTCGTGCCCAAGAAGAGCCGCGCTCAGGCCGCCAAGGCCGGCAAGGGCCAACAGGCCATGGGCTTTGAG atcaccCAGCGGTTCAGCATCAACCTGCCAGGTGGGCAGAAGGCGGTGATGAGGGTCAGCCCCCAGATGACGCTGGGCGAGGTGCTGGGCAAGGTGTGTCGGGACAAGAGCCTGGACACTGCCCGctacacccccaccctgcccgcCTCCGCCTCCACCGCCTCccgccctcccctcacccccctcccccttcacctcacCATCGCTGACAGCAAGCTGTCCGAGATCAACTTGGTGtaca CAGCAGACGCCCGCCAGACACAGCCGACACAGCCGGCACCGAACCCCGTACCCCCGGCGGCCTCAATGTGGGCGGCAGGCTGTGGTGGGCAGGACGTGGGCCACACGCCCTACATGCCCGGGGCGGgggagagcaagaagaagaaaggcttCCTGTCTTTTCTcaccaagaaggagaagaaattcaAACTG gaacccgccccccaccctcaccacaaccaccacatggACACGGCCTCCAACGCCTCCAATCActcagccaccaccacctcctcctcctcctccgcccgtGCCCCCGCTCCccgctccaccacccctccccctccctcctcccgcccctccccctcctcttcttcccggTCCCAGCCcgccaggaggccgcacaccaTGTACGTCACTTCCACGCCCCAGGACAGCCCCAGGGAGCTGACGGGCCTCAGCCCCAGGGCACAGGACGCCCGAAGGGACAGCCCacggggggaggtgaagggcagCCCCGAGTCCCGAGCCCTGCCCACAGCAGGGGGAGGCAAGAAGAggccggcaccaccaccaccctcccaggCCAAGGTCCCCGCTGTCAAGGAGGACGTGCTGGTCAAGGCGTCAGCACCTCCCGTGGCGGCCTCCGCTCCTGCCGGGCCGTCCACAGGTCTGACCTCGCCtccagcagacagcagcagcGGACggaaagacaccaccaccaccaccaccacccaagacGCGGCCCaaaccaacgccaacaacaccgAGGTGACTGCGGGGGCCGGTGGGCAGTCAGGGGCGACCACTGCCGCCAGCAGCCTCCTGCACTCCCGCAACAGCTCCGACTCCAGCGGGTACCACGAGCTGACCTTCAGCGGGGCCGAGTCCCCCGAggcgcccccccaccccgccttcaaGACCTCCATCGACACCACGTCCATCGACAGCGGCGACAACCTCAACGGCGGGGGCGGCGACAGCGGTGTGCATGACGGGGCCGAGGGCTGGAGCCAGCAGCAGGGTGTGGGCACGGGGACGGGGATCCACGCTGCAGGTGACCCTGCCAAGACCCTGCCctccaccaagaagaagaagaaagcgccgccaccaccaccgtcatcgtcattgtctgcTGCTTCTGCTCCTGGTAAAT CCCCGGAAGAAGAGCAGAGGAAGGAGTGCACAGATGACACTGACCTCACCACGGCCATGACGTCAGGTGAGACTGACCTCACCACGGCCATGACGTCAGGTGACACTGACCTCACCACGGCCATGACGTCAGGTGACACTGACCTCACCACGGCCACCACGTCAACCACGCCGTCATCAGGGGCCCGTCAggttccccctccccgtccccctccccctcaggcGGCcacagaggaggtggaggaggaggaggtggaggtgaaggaggagaaggtggcggTGGAAGTTAGGGGGGAAAGTGACCGTGTGCCTCAAGAACAGCATGGATTGGACACTGCAGCCTCTCTCAGGCTCAACCTGGACTTTTTGGAAG AAtctgacacagggacagacacagacaggtcggCAGACATACCACGGACCAACGAGGCAACAGCTGcagaagccaccaccaccaccaccaccaccgactccGACTCCAAGGAAGCCTTTGACCTGGACGACATCCTCAACAGTGTCGTCTTCGACGAGGAGCCTCGCCGTGCCTCCACCATCAACATCCACAACATCCCCAACGGCGACGAAGATAGCGAGAGGagcgagatgatgatgatggaaacggCCTCAGTGGTGAgcgagggtgtggaggaggaggtggtgggtgtggtgggcagGTCCTCCAGGCCCTGTGAGTTCATCCCGCCCCCGCCGCCGGTAGAGCCCCCTCCAGAGGAGTACACGCCGCGTGGGTCTGAGCTGCGCCGCTACGCCGACAAGGGGACGGTGGTGGGGGAGGACAACGTGTCGCTGGCACCGGCCTCTCTCAGGAACTCACCTGtggcca AGGCCAGCAGTGAGGCGGAGGACAGCGGACGGTCCAGCAGTGATGACCTCTCTGacctccctgcccccctgcccccaccccccaccccctccctcacgtccctcccccctcttggACCCCCGCTGTCTGGGGAAGAGGAGCACGAGGCAGAGCACCGCGTTGTCCATCAAGAGAGGCTTCAGGAACACGTCCAGCAAGGCAGCCAGGACGGTCCTGAACATCGCCCCTGGGCCACCCCCCTGCCTGGGGAAGAGGCCGAGGAGGAGGTGACGGGCAACGCCTTCGTCATGACTGAAGAGATCTCCGCTCCCCTGGAGACCGTCCCTCCTCCCCTACAGTTCCAgaccaaggaggaggaggaggagaagatggagaaaagagaggaggaggaggaggagaacagagaggaggctgaggaagagaaaagagaggaggagaaggaggaggtagtgACGGTGACAGAGGAGTACATCGTTCCTGTTGGTCCTGGGGGCCTGGACTTCAGGGCGGCCGTCAAGGTgtcggaggagaaggagaagagccgTGTGCAGAACGAGTCCTGTGGGAGCTGGCGGGGAGtggagaacagggagagagacggggggagagacggggagagagacggggagagagacggggggagagacggggagagagacggggagacatcGGCTGCAGACAGTCCCAGGGACGTGGTGCAGAAGGCGGAACCGGAACGCCTCACTGGCAGGCATCAGCAACGTCAGCATCtggaggtggcggtggggggtgaggagagtcAGCCCCCCGGCCCCCAGCCCCCGGCAGCTCGGGAGGAGTTCGTGCTGACGGTGGAGGACCTGAGCAGCCTCAGCCTGGTACCGCTCCGCCCCAAGAGGTACACCCGGCCCAGGACGCTCCCCCACGAGGAGGACGACACGGGGAAGGAGggggccggtggtggtggtggaggggggtcccCCCAGCGTTCCCACCTCCACCTGGCCTACGTGTCGGACCACGGTCACGTGCAACCCGCgcgccactccccctcctcctcggcccacctcccctcctcccacactgCCACAGGCACCTtggcctcccttccctccaccgcCCCGTGTGTGTCACAAGACTCCCCCGCCAGGACCCCTGAGGAAGGGCCCACATCTTCCTTCCCCACTCCCACAGGCGGCAGGTACCGCAGCTCTGCCAAGCTGACCATCATGGGCGGGGCGAGCCTCTCCGGGACGCCTTGTGATGGATCCCGGGAGGAGGCCGAGGAGCGGGGCAGTCCCAGGACGGCTGAGGGTAGGGAGGCGGCGCAGGGCGgggagctgcagcagcagtacagcGCCCTCCAGCGGCAGATGGCGGagtggcagcagcagctgcagcacaaCCAGACCCTGCTGGCCACACAGGGAGGGGGCAGCTCCGGAGGGGGAGCGGCGCCCGACGACACGCTCAGGACGCTGCAGATGCAGATGCAGATGCAGCAGCAGATGATGGAACAGCTGCAGAAGTCCATGCAGGCCCTCAccctgcagcaacagcaacaaaaagaacagcagcaacagggcAGCTCAGGATCTCCGCGGCTTGTTTCCTCCCAGACGCCGCAGGTCACCGtgaccccgcctccccctcctcctccccccgcccccgccccctctcgtAGCGTGGCCCGACCCACGACGGGGAAGAAGGTGATGACGCAGCCGGTGACATCACGGTTGCAGTCTCAGCTGGACCCCCGGGAAGAGTTGATGATCGCCATCCGGTCTGTGGGCGGTATTGCTGGGCTGAAAACG GTTCCGGTCCGTGACACCAGGTGGGCCTCCAACAGCCAGTGA
- the LOC143276742 gene encoding uncharacterized protein LOC143276742 isoform X4, whose product MATMSSPSVQTRGSSASSSCCVQPMVKPPRRTGSSSTSSSMKRTAAPQVPSGPPPVVPKMSPAPTAPADVSSNGKGPAPLSYSSGEPADDVNMNEVDEKVTLDVLLASSGKSMSVTVDSNIPMLDLLVHLAARCKVSPSGHVLEVLDPETGRAVDFKANHTVGSLGATCVHLVPKKSRAQAAKAGKGQQAMGFEITQRFSINLPGGQKAVMRVSPQMTLGEVLGKVCRDKSLDTARYTPTLPASASTASRPPLTPLPLHLTIADSKLSEINLVYTADARQTQPTQPAPNPVPPAASMWAAGCGGQDVGHTPYMPGAGESKKKKGFLSFLTKKEKKFKLEPAPHPHHNHHMDTASNASNHSATTTSSSSSARAPAPRSTTPPPPSSRPSPSSSSRSQPARRPHTMYVTSTPQDSPRELTGLSPRAQDARRDSPRGEVKGSPESRALPTAGGGKKRPAPPPPSQAKVPAVKEDVLVKASAPPVAASAPAGPSTGLTSPPADSSSGRKDTTTTTTTQDAAQTNANNTEVTAGAGGQSGATTAASSLLHSRNSSDSSGYHELTFSGAESPEAPPHPAFKTSIDTTSIDSGDNLNGGGGDSGVHDGAEGWSQQQGVGTGTGIHAAGDPAKTLPSTKKKKKAPPPPPSSSLSAASAPAPEEEQRKECTDDTDLTTAMTSGETDLTTAMTSGDTDLTTAMTSGDTDLTTATTSTTPSSGARQVPPPRPPPPQAATEEVEEEEVEVKEEKVAVEVRGESDRVPQEQHGLDTAASLRLNLDFLEESDTGTDTDRSADIPRTNEATAAEATTTTTTTDSDSKEAFDLDDILNSVVFDEEPRRASTINIHNIPNGDEDSERSEMMMMETASVVSEGVEEEVVGVVGRSSRPCEFIPPPPPVEPPPEEYTPRGSELRRYADKGTVVGEDNVSLAPASLRNSPVAKEASSEAEDSGRSSSDDLSDLPAPLPPPPTPSLTSLPPLGPPLSGEEEHEAEHRVVHQERLQEHVQQGSQDGPEHRPWATPLPGEEAEEEVTGNAFVMTEEISAPLETVPPPLQFQTKEEEEEKMEKREEEEEENREEAEEEKREEEKEEVVTVTEEYIVPVGPGGLDFRAAVKVSEEKEKSRVQNESCGSWRGVENRERDGGRDGERDGERDGGRDGERDGETSAADSPRDVVQKAEPERLTGRHQQRQHLEVAVGGEESQPPGPQPPAAREEFVLTVEDLSSLSLVPLRPKRYTRPRTLPHEEDDTGKEGAGGGGGGGSPQRSHLHLAYVSDHGHVQPARHSPSSSAHLPSSHTATGTLASLPSTAPCVSQDSPARTPEEGPTSSFPTPTGGRYRSSAKLTIMGGASLSGTPCDGSREEAEERGSPRTAEGREAAQGGELQQQYSALQRQMAEWQQQLQHNQTLLATQGGGSSGGGAAPDDTLRTLQMQMQMQQQMMEQLQKSMQALTLQQQQQKEQQQQGSSGSPRLVSSQTPQVTVTPPPPPPPPAPAPSRSVARPTTGKKVMTQPVTSRLQSQLDPREELMIAIRSVGGIAGLKTVPVRDTRWASNSQ is encoded by the exons CATCCCCATGTTGGACCTGCTGGTTCACCTGGCTGCCCGCTGCAAGGTGTCTCCCTCTGGCCACGTGCTGGAGGTGCTGGACCCAGAGACAGGTAGGGCGGTGGACTTCAAGGCCAACCACACCGTGGGCTCTCTGGGCGCCACCTGCGTGCACCTCGTGCCCAAGAAGAGCCGCGCTCAGGCCGCCAAGGCCGGCAAGGGCCAACAGGCCATGGGCTTTGAG atcaccCAGCGGTTCAGCATCAACCTGCCAGGTGGGCAGAAGGCGGTGATGAGGGTCAGCCCCCAGATGACGCTGGGCGAGGTGCTGGGCAAGGTGTGTCGGGACAAGAGCCTGGACACTGCCCGctacacccccaccctgcccgcCTCCGCCTCCACCGCCTCccgccctcccctcacccccctcccccttcacctcacCATCGCTGACAGCAAGCTGTCCGAGATCAACTTGGTGtaca CAGCAGACGCCCGCCAGACACAGCCGACACAGCCGGCACCGAACCCCGTACCCCCGGCGGCCTCAATGTGGGCGGCAGGCTGTGGTGGGCAGGACGTGGGCCACACGCCCTACATGCCCGGGGCGGgggagagcaagaagaagaaaggcttCCTGTCTTTTCTcaccaagaaggagaagaaattcaAACTG gaacccgccccccaccctcaccacaaccaccacatggACACGGCCTCCAACGCCTCCAATCActcagccaccaccacctcctcctcctcctccgcccgtGCCCCCGCTCCccgctccaccacccctccccctccctcctcccgcccctccccctcctcttcttcccggTCCCAGCCcgccaggaggccgcacaccaTGTACGTCACTTCCACGCCCCAGGACAGCCCCAGGGAGCTGACGGGCCTCAGCCCCAGGGCACAGGACGCCCGAAGGGACAGCCCacggggggaggtgaagggcagCCCCGAGTCCCGAGCCCTGCCCACAGCAGGGGGAGGCAAGAAGAggccggcaccaccaccaccctcccaggCCAAGGTCCCCGCTGTCAAGGAGGACGTGCTGGTCAAGGCGTCAGCACCTCCCGTGGCGGCCTCCGCTCCTGCCGGGCCGTCCACAGGTCTGACCTCGCCtccagcagacagcagcagcGGACggaaagacaccaccaccaccaccaccacccaagacGCGGCCCaaaccaacgccaacaacaccgAGGTGACTGCGGGGGCCGGTGGGCAGTCAGGGGCGACCACTGCCGCCAGCAGCCTCCTGCACTCCCGCAACAGCTCCGACTCCAGCGGGTACCACGAGCTGACCTTCAGCGGGGCCGAGTCCCCCGAggcgcccccccaccccgccttcaaGACCTCCATCGACACCACGTCCATCGACAGCGGCGACAACCTCAACGGCGGGGGCGGCGACAGCGGTGTGCATGACGGGGCCGAGGGCTGGAGCCAGCAGCAGGGTGTGGGCACGGGGACGGGGATCCACGCTGCAGGTGACCCTGCCAAGACCCTGCCctccaccaagaagaagaagaaagcgccgccaccaccaccgtcatcgtcattgtctgcTGCTTCTGCTCCTG CCCCGGAAGAAGAGCAGAGGAAGGAGTGCACAGATGACACTGACCTCACCACGGCCATGACGTCAGGTGAGACTGACCTCACCACGGCCATGACGTCAGGTGACACTGACCTCACCACGGCCATGACGTCAGGTGACACTGACCTCACCACGGCCACCACGTCAACCACGCCGTCATCAGGGGCCCGTCAggttccccctccccgtccccctccccctcaggcGGCcacagaggaggtggaggaggaggaggtggaggtgaaggaggagaaggtggcggTGGAAGTTAGGGGGGAAAGTGACCGTGTGCCTCAAGAACAGCATGGATTGGACACTGCAGCCTCTCTCAGGCTCAACCTGGACTTTTTGGAAG AAtctgacacagggacagacacagacaggtcggCAGACATACCACGGACCAACGAGGCAACAGCTGcagaagccaccaccaccaccaccaccaccgactccGACTCCAAGGAAGCCTTTGACCTGGACGACATCCTCAACAGTGTCGTCTTCGACGAGGAGCCTCGCCGTGCCTCCACCATCAACATCCACAACATCCCCAACGGCGACGAAGATAGCGAGAGGagcgagatgatgatgatggaaacggCCTCAGTGGTGAgcgagggtgtggaggaggaggtggtgggtgtggtgggcagGTCCTCCAGGCCCTGTGAGTTCATCCCGCCCCCGCCGCCGGTAGAGCCCCCTCCAGAGGAGTACACGCCGCGTGGGTCTGAGCTGCGCCGCTACGCCGACAAGGGGACGGTGGTGGGGGAGGACAACGTGTCGCTGGCACCGGCCTCTCTCAGGAACTCACCTGtggcca aagAGGCCAGCAGTGAGGCGGAGGACAGCGGACGGTCCAGCAGTGATGACCTCTCTGacctccctgcccccctgcccccaccccccaccccctccctcacgtccctcccccctcttggACCCCCGCTGTCTGGGGAAGAGGAGCACGAGGCAGAGCACCGCGTTGTCCATCAAGAGAGGCTTCAGGAACACGTCCAGCAAGGCAGCCAGGACGGTCCTGAACATCGCCCCTGGGCCACCCCCCTGCCTGGGGAAGAGGCCGAGGAGGAGGTGACGGGCAACGCCTTCGTCATGACTGAAGAGATCTCCGCTCCCCTGGAGACCGTCCCTCCTCCCCTACAGTTCCAgaccaaggaggaggaggaggagaagatggagaaaagagaggaggaggaggaggagaacagagaggaggctgaggaagagaaaagagaggaggagaaggaggaggtagtgACGGTGACAGAGGAGTACATCGTTCCTGTTGGTCCTGGGGGCCTGGACTTCAGGGCGGCCGTCAAGGTgtcggaggagaaggagaagagccgTGTGCAGAACGAGTCCTGTGGGAGCTGGCGGGGAGtggagaacagggagagagacggggggagagacggggagagagacggggagagagacggggggagagacggggagagagacggggagacatcGGCTGCAGACAGTCCCAGGGACGTGGTGCAGAAGGCGGAACCGGAACGCCTCACTGGCAGGCATCAGCAACGTCAGCATCtggaggtggcggtggggggtgaggagagtcAGCCCCCCGGCCCCCAGCCCCCGGCAGCTCGGGAGGAGTTCGTGCTGACGGTGGAGGACCTGAGCAGCCTCAGCCTGGTACCGCTCCGCCCCAAGAGGTACACCCGGCCCAGGACGCTCCCCCACGAGGAGGACGACACGGGGAAGGAGggggccggtggtggtggtggaggggggtcccCCCAGCGTTCCCACCTCCACCTGGCCTACGTGTCGGACCACGGTCACGTGCAACCCGCgcgccactccccctcctcctcggcccacctcccctcctcccacactgCCACAGGCACCTtggcctcccttccctccaccgcCCCGTGTGTGTCACAAGACTCCCCCGCCAGGACCCCTGAGGAAGGGCCCACATCTTCCTTCCCCACTCCCACAGGCGGCAGGTACCGCAGCTCTGCCAAGCTGACCATCATGGGCGGGGCGAGCCTCTCCGGGACGCCTTGTGATGGATCCCGGGAGGAGGCCGAGGAGCGGGGCAGTCCCAGGACGGCTGAGGGTAGGGAGGCGGCGCAGGGCGgggagctgcagcagcagtacagcGCCCTCCAGCGGCAGATGGCGGagtggcagcagcagctgcagcacaaCCAGACCCTGCTGGCCACACAGGGAGGGGGCAGCTCCGGAGGGGGAGCGGCGCCCGACGACACGCTCAGGACGCTGCAGATGCAGATGCAGATGCAGCAGCAGATGATGGAACAGCTGCAGAAGTCCATGCAGGCCCTCAccctgcagcaacagcaacaaaaagaacagcagcaacagggcAGCTCAGGATCTCCGCGGCTTGTTTCCTCCCAGACGCCGCAGGTCACCGtgaccccgcctccccctcctcctccccccgcccccgccccctctcgtAGCGTGGCCCGACCCACGACGGGGAAGAAGGTGATGACGCAGCCGGTGACATCACGGTTGCAGTCTCAGCTGGACCCCCGGGAAGAGTTGATGATCGCCATCCGGTCTGTGGGCGGTATTGCTGGGCTGAAAACG GTTCCGGTCCGTGACACCAGGTGGGCCTCCAACAGCCAGTGA